A region of Panicum virgatum strain AP13 chromosome 8N, P.virgatum_v5, whole genome shotgun sequence DNA encodes the following proteins:
- the LOC120686749 gene encoding zinc-finger homeodomain protein 4-like, whose protein sequence is MDLSGTQGELAIPMHANVVSPYGGGGGVGGGRAAGGHVLQLQHEHHGNNNGQSPVLPPSPPAAAAEEMESSSKKRGPAAGAGIGSAAVRYRECLKNHAAAIGGNATDGCGEFMPSGKEGSLEALKCSACGCHRNFHRKESDDDDDDIYAVGDGFGRGHGPRATHRLLAPALPHHSEGGGGGGGLLVSAADPYGAYAAARALPPALPPPGHGHGHVHHHPHHQYVMPLNMLHTGSESDDMDGGAAGGGDAARGGGGGGSSSSSKKRFRTKFTPEQKARMLEFAERVGWRLQKLDDVMVQAFCQEIGVKRRVLKVWMHNNKQNLATKRLEASPQEPPAMASPPAPPLMPLQMMPAAMMPPAAGPSGCHRGGPGSPPPPPKLE, encoded by the coding sequence ATGGATCTTTCTGGCACGCAGGGCGAGCTCGCGATCCCAATGCACGCCAACGTCGTCTCGCcctacggcggcggtggcggcgtcggcggtgggagagccgccggcggccatgtcCTGCAGCTGCAGCATGAGCACCATGGCAACAACAATGGCCAGTCCCCAGTGCTgcctccgtcgccgcctgccgcggcggcagaggagatggagaGCTCCTCGAAGAAgcgcgggccggcggccggcgccggcattGGTAGCGCCGCGGTGAGGTACCGCGAGTGCCTCAAGAACCACGCGGCGGCCATCGGCGGCAACGCCACCGACGGGTGCGGCGAGTTCATGCCGAGCGGCAAGGAGGGCTCGCTGGAGGCGCTCAAGTGCTCCGCCTGCGGCTGCCACCGCAACTTCCACCGCAAGGagtcggacgatgacgacgacgacatctACGCGGTGGGCGACGGCTTCGGCCGAGGCCACGGCCCCCGCGCCACCCACCGCCTCCTCGCCCCCGCCCTGCCGCACCacagcgagggcggcggcggcggcggcgggctcctgGTCTCCGCGGCCGACCCCTACGGCGCctacgccgcggcgcgcgcgctccccccggcgctgccaccgccggggcacgggcacgggcacgtCCACCACCACCCCCACCACCAGTACGTGATGCCGCTGAACATGCTGCACACCGGCTCGGAGTCCGACGacatggacggcggcgcggcgggcggcggcgacgcggcgcgcggcggcggcggcggcggctcgtcgtcgtcttccAAGAAGCGGTTCCGCACCAAGTTCACCCCGGAGCAGAAGGCCCGCATGCTGGAGTTCGCGGAGCGCGTGGGGTGGCGCCTCCAGAAGCTCGACGACGTCATGGTGCAGGCCTTCTGCCAGGAGATCGGCGTGAAGCGGCGCGTGCTCAAGGTGTGGATGCACAACAACAAGCAGAACCTCGCCACCAAGCGCCTGGAGGCCTCGCCGCAGGAGCCGCCGGCGATGgcgtccccgccggcgccgccgctgatgCCTCTCCAGATGATGCCCGCTGCAATGATGCCGCCGGCCGCTGGGCCCTCCGGCTGCCACCGCGGCGGCCCCGggtccccgccaccgccgcccaagCTCGAGTGA